A window of Sphingobacterium sp. SRCM116780 contains these coding sequences:
- a CDS encoding M42 family metallopeptidase, whose product MADKKKKADKHISIVTKDSISFFEKYINNPSPTGFEWEGQRLWLDYLKPYVDETFTDNYGTAVGVINPKADYKVVIEAHADEISWFVNYISKDGLISVIRNGGSDHQIAPSKKVNIHTDKGFVKAVFGWPAIHTRSGEKEESPTLKNIFLDCGCISKEEVEALGVHVGCVITYEDEFSILNNRYYVGRAMDNRAGGFMIAEVARLLKENKKDLPFGLYIVNSVQEEIGLRGAEMIADRIKPNVAIVTDVTHDTQTPMINKVTQGDLASGAGPVLSYAPAVQINLNKLLVKVAEKNAIPFQRQASSRSTGTDTDAFAYSNGGVPSALISLPLRYMHTTVEMVHKEDVDNVIRLIYETLLNIKAGQDFRTFTN is encoded by the coding sequence ATGGCAGATAAGAAGAAGAAAGCAGATAAGCATATTTCTATCGTAACAAAGGATTCCATTTCTTTTTTTGAAAAATATATTAATAATCCTTCACCTACAGGATTCGAATGGGAGGGACAACGACTTTGGTTAGATTATTTAAAACCGTATGTTGACGAAACATTTACAGATAATTATGGTACAGCTGTAGGTGTGATCAATCCCAAAGCTGATTACAAAGTAGTCATTGAGGCACATGCAGATGAGATTTCTTGGTTTGTCAACTATATTAGTAAAGATGGGTTGATCTCTGTTATTCGTAATGGTGGTTCCGATCATCAGATAGCACCGTCAAAGAAGGTGAATATCCACACAGATAAAGGGTTTGTAAAAGCTGTTTTTGGATGGCCTGCTATACACACTCGATCTGGAGAAAAAGAAGAATCACCTACTTTGAAGAATATTTTCTTGGATTGTGGATGTATTTCTAAAGAGGAAGTAGAAGCGTTAGGTGTTCATGTTGGCTGTGTCATTACTTATGAAGATGAATTCAGTATTTTAAATAATCGCTATTATGTAGGTCGCGCAATGGACAATCGCGCTGGTGGTTTCATGATTGCAGAGGTGGCTCGATTATTAAAGGAAAATAAAAAAGATTTGCCTTTTGGATTATATATTGTAAATTCGGTTCAGGAAGAAATTGGTCTTCGTGGCGCGGAAATGATTGCTGATCGTATCAAGCCTAATGTGGCGATAGTAACGGATGTGACGCATGATACACAAACGCCAATGATCAATAAAGTCACGCAAGGAGATCTGGCATCAGGAGCTGGCCCAGTATTGTCATATGCGCCAGCCGTTCAGATTAATCTGAATAAGCTGTTGGTGAAAGTCGCAGAAAAAAATGCGATTCCATTTCAACGTCAGGCATCGTCACGTTCTACTGGAACAGATACAGATGCTTTTGCGTATAGTAATGGGGGTGTGCCTTCTGCGTTGATTTCTCTTCCTTTACGTTATATGCATACAACAGTAGAAATGGTACATAAAGAGGATGTTGATAATGTTATCCGTTTGATTTATGAGACATTGTTGAATATTAAGGCAGGACAAGATTTTAGAACTTTTACCAACTAG
- a CDS encoding DUF3467 domain-containing protein, whose protein sequence is MENNQNQNELSIELTEEVAEGIYSNLAIITHSNTEFVIDFVRVMPGVPKAKVKSRIVLTPEHAKRLLGALQDNVTRFDAIAAAGNQVSDATVIGGDPTVAFPFGGTTGQA, encoded by the coding sequence ATGGAAAATAATCAAAATCAAAACGAATTGAGTATCGAGTTGACAGAAGAAGTAGCAGAAGGAATCTACTCAAATCTAGCGATCATTACACACTCAAACACAGAATTTGTGATTGATTTCGTACGTGTAATGCCAGGTGTGCCGAAAGCTAAAGTGAAATCTAGAATCGTTTTGACACCTGAACATGCTAAACGTTTGTTAGGTGCATTGCAAGATAATGTGACTCGCTTTGATGCTATCGCTGCTGCTGGTAATCAGGTTTCTGATGCTACAGTTATCGGTGGTGATCCAACTGTAGCTTTCCCTTTTGGTGGAACAACTGGTCAAGCGTAA